One window of Nocardia nova SH22a genomic DNA carries:
- a CDS encoding LLM class flavin-dependent oxidoreductase: protein MTASQPEHVILNVNVLDVGIAPRAWTLGEVRADAFVDPDHFAQAARTAERGTLDALFLADGPALREDPRHKPGRALEPGVILAAVAAETEHLGLIGTLSTTFNDPIELAERLLSLDYASGGRLGWNVVTTYSPAAAGNFGLSAMHDRDARYRRAEEFVTFVRALWDSALDGGTVHHHGEYFDVDWGLRTPPSAQGYPLFVQAGGSPAGRILAGRSAHAVFSAELTLSAAIRHYRHVKSVAREAGRDPGEVKILPGLTTIIGSTEAEAVQRFQTLFRSVDEGPERTRLESTLGVPLDELDFDRPLPERVLAGPPDPSTFSASLGFRESIVELARERDLTLRELIRELRGGAGHRAVIGTPENVADTIEDWFRRGAADGFNLMPDAFPSGLTTFVDEVVPILRRRGLFRHEYAEPTLRERFGLAVPATVRA from the coding sequence ATGACCGCATCCCAGCCCGAGCACGTGATCCTGAACGTCAACGTCCTCGATGTCGGAATCGCGCCCCGCGCTTGGACTCTCGGTGAGGTGCGCGCGGACGCGTTCGTCGACCCCGATCACTTCGCGCAGGCCGCCCGGACCGCCGAACGCGGAACTCTCGACGCGCTGTTCCTCGCCGACGGCCCCGCACTGCGGGAGGACCCGCGCCACAAACCCGGACGGGCGCTCGAGCCCGGAGTGATCCTGGCCGCGGTCGCCGCCGAAACCGAACACCTCGGCCTGATCGGCACCCTGTCGACAACCTTCAACGACCCGATCGAACTGGCCGAGCGGCTCCTGTCACTCGACTACGCCTCGGGCGGCCGGCTGGGCTGGAACGTGGTGACGACGTATTCGCCCGCGGCCGCCGGGAATTTCGGCCTGAGCGCCATGCATGATCGGGACGCCCGATACCGCCGGGCCGAGGAATTCGTGACGTTCGTCCGCGCGCTCTGGGACAGCGCCCTCGACGGTGGGACCGTGCACCATCACGGCGAATATTTCGATGTGGACTGGGGATTGCGCACACCGCCCTCGGCACAGGGCTATCCGCTGTTCGTCCAGGCCGGGGGATCACCGGCCGGGCGAATTCTCGCGGGCCGCAGTGCCCACGCGGTGTTCTCCGCGGAACTGACACTGTCGGCCGCGATCCGCCATTACCGGCACGTGAAATCCGTTGCGCGCGAAGCGGGTCGCGACCCCGGCGAGGTGAAGATCCTGCCCGGACTCACCACGATCATCGGTTCCACCGAAGCCGAAGCGGTGCAACGCTTCCAGACGCTGTTCCGCTCGGTGGACGAGGGGCCCGAACGCACCCGCCTGGAGTCCACCCTCGGCGTACCGCTGGACGAGCTGGACTTCGATCGTCCCCTGCCCGAGAGGGTCTTGGCGGGACCGCCGGATCCGAGCACGTTCTCCGCCTCCCTCGGCTTCCGGGAATCGATCGTAGAACTGGCCCGCGAACGCGATCTCACGTTGCGCGAACTGATCCGGGAACTGCGCGGCGGCGCCGGACATCGCGCCGTGATCGGGACGCCCGAGAATGTCGCCGACACGATCGAGGACTGGTTCCGGCGCGGTGCGGCCGACGGCTTCAACCTCATGCCCGACGCCTTCCCTTCGGGCCTGACCACCTTCGTCGACGAAGTGGTCCCGATCCTGCGCCGCCGCGGCCTGTTCCGGCACGAATACGCCGAGCCGACGCTGCGGGAACGCTTCGGTCTCGCTGTGCCCGCCACGGTCCGAGCGTGA
- a CDS encoding ABC transporter permease, with protein MRATEYLRTGLWKTIQALITIVVVYIVVFVIVTVIPGDPITNRLRDPQNGYSTEQIDALLAYYRLDRPVAEQLWYSLVRFAHGDLGLSLASTRPVSGIYLHAAGSTVILSVLALTFALLLAAAIAVGAQYLPRRYGGDLLRSLPSLFLSLPNFLIGLLLIDLFAFRLGWFDITGYRGVSAAIPAAIALAIPVSSQITQVFIQSLDSVRHEPYAIVAEAKGLSAPYIFFRHLLRPAALPTLTVIGVTAGEVIGGAVITETIFGRTGIGSVIEKAVTNKDVPVLQGGVVLAAVVFLVINLIVDLTYPLLDPRLRRTARRIRRAQPGSIPATEGATP; from the coding sequence ATGCGAGCCACCGAGTATCTGCGCACCGGCCTGTGGAAGACGATCCAGGCGCTGATCACCATCGTCGTCGTCTACATCGTGGTGTTCGTGATCGTCACCGTCATTCCGGGCGACCCGATCACCAACCGGCTGCGCGACCCGCAGAACGGGTACTCCACCGAGCAGATCGACGCCCTGCTCGCCTACTACCGCCTCGATCGTCCGGTGGCCGAACAACTCTGGTATTCGCTGGTCCGGTTCGCGCACGGCGATCTGGGGCTGTCGCTGGCCTCGACCCGCCCGGTGTCCGGCATCTATCTGCACGCGGCCGGTTCCACGGTCATCCTGTCGGTGCTGGCGCTGACATTCGCCCTGCTGCTGGCCGCGGCGATCGCGGTCGGCGCGCAATATCTGCCGCGCCGCTACGGCGGTGATCTGCTGCGCTCGCTGCCCTCGCTGTTCCTGTCGCTGCCCAACTTCCTGATCGGGCTGCTGCTGATCGATCTGTTCGCCTTCCGGCTGGGCTGGTTCGACATCACCGGCTATCGCGGAGTGAGCGCCGCGATCCCCGCCGCCATCGCGCTCGCCATCCCGGTGTCCAGCCAGATCACGCAGGTATTCATCCAATCGCTCGATTCGGTGCGGCACGAGCCCTACGCGATCGTCGCCGAGGCCAAGGGCCTGTCCGCGCCCTACATCTTCTTCCGCCATCTGCTGCGCCCGGCCGCACTGCCCACACTGACGGTGATCGGGGTGACCGCCGGTGAGGTGATCGGCGGCGCCGTGATCACCGAGACCATCTTCGGACGCACCGGCATCGGCTCGGTGATCGAGAAGGCGGTGACCAACAAGGACGTCCCGGTGCTGCAGGGCGGCGTGGTCCTCGCGGCGGTGGTGTTCCTGGTGATCAATCTGATCGTGGATCTGACCTACCCACTGCTGGATCCACGACTGCGGCGCACGGCCCGCCGGATCCGCCGCGCACAACCCGGATCGATTCCGGCGACCGAGGGAGCCACACCATGA
- a CDS encoding cyclase family protein translates to MPDLTAFHEIAARVNNWGRWGADDEIGTLNLITGEVVRDAAATVRTGRRIGLALPLKQRGVQTGMVRGRVNPLHTMVAVNWELFGPGFVATSDDSVTMGLQAGTHWDALPHVSHSGRIYNGRPADSITAHRGAGFAGIDKTPPIVSRGVLLDVARARGVDRLAGDHAVSPEDLDAAEAMAGVRVRAGDVVLVRTGQMGLYLAGDRDGYGLPSPGLSMRCPEWFHARDVAAVANDTLTFEICPPEIEDLWLIVHALHLVEMGMLQGQNWNLEELSRVCAEEGRYEFLLSAVPEPFAGATGAPVAPVAIL, encoded by the coding sequence ATGCCGGACCTGACCGCTTTTCACGAGATCGCCGCGCGCGTGAACAACTGGGGCCGCTGGGGCGCCGACGACGAGATCGGCACCCTCAACCTCATCACCGGCGAGGTGGTGCGTGACGCGGCCGCGACCGTCCGCACCGGACGGCGGATCGGGCTGGCGCTACCGCTGAAGCAGCGCGGCGTGCAGACCGGCATGGTGCGCGGGCGGGTGAACCCGCTGCACACCATGGTCGCGGTGAACTGGGAGCTGTTCGGGCCGGGATTCGTTGCCACCAGCGACGATTCGGTCACCATGGGCCTGCAGGCGGGCACCCACTGGGATGCGCTGCCGCACGTCTCGCACAGCGGTCGGATCTACAACGGCCGCCCCGCCGATTCGATCACCGCCCATCGCGGTGCGGGTTTCGCGGGCATCGACAAGACGCCGCCCATCGTCTCGCGCGGTGTCCTGCTGGACGTGGCACGGGCGCGCGGAGTCGACCGGCTGGCCGGGGATCACGCCGTCTCGCCCGAGGATCTGGACGCCGCCGAGGCGATGGCGGGCGTGCGGGTGCGGGCGGGGGATGTGGTGCTCGTGCGGACCGGGCAGATGGGCCTGTACCTGGCCGGGGACCGCGACGGGTACGGCCTGCCGTCACCCGGATTGTCGATGCGCTGCCCGGAATGGTTCCACGCGCGCGATGTGGCGGCGGTCGCCAACGACACCCTCACCTTCGAGATCTGCCCGCCCGAGATCGAGGATCTGTGGCTGATCGTCCACGCGCTGCATCTGGTCGAGATGGGCATGTTGCAGGGGCAGAACTGGAATCTCGAGGAGCTGTCGCGGGTCTGCGCCGAGGAGGGCCGCTACGAATTCCTGCTCTCGGCCGTGCCGGAGCCGTTCGCCGGTGCGACCGGGGCGCCGGTCGCACCCGTGGCGATCCTCTAA
- a CDS encoding NAD(P)-binding domain-containing protein: MVESNSLADDHAARVLRHFGPDPANWVRPTAADHDVVIVGGGQAGVGIGFALRRAGIGRVSVIDAAAPGASGVWTTTARMVNLRTPKSWPEPEFGIAGLSFRAWYESTHGERAYEDLHRIPRLEWARYLDWIRHHLGVPVRHDTRLIGISPEPDGLTLTLVVRRADGTEVTFRERTRKLVLANGVEGTGGPYLPPELAGLPSNLLAHTGHHIDFEALAGKSVGVLGAAASAFDAAATALEAGAAQVHLFTRRPDLIVQGAGGPSGNIGARNNFHRSGDEERWRRRALAVRAGRSVPLDSVRRAAAFTGFHLHLNAPWLGTEAVGDRVAVDAADGRHTFDFVIAGTGYHYDPHIRPELAEIAGDIALWADRYRPEPELADAALAQTPYLGSGFQLVEKEPGRAPWVGRIHIFSAAAQLSFGYPIGDVQSLAHHIPRVVDALGRDLHLEDQRLPSEPAAASEPESLRQHYEHAIWSPRFASGELQAGHR, translated from the coding sequence GTGGTGGAATCGAACAGCCTCGCCGATGACCATGCTGCCCGTGTGCTACGGCATTTCGGCCCCGATCCGGCGAACTGGGTCCGGCCCACGGCCGCCGATCACGATGTCGTGATCGTGGGTGGCGGCCAAGCCGGGGTGGGGATCGGATTCGCGCTGCGCCGAGCAGGCATCGGCCGGGTGTCGGTCATCGACGCCGCGGCTCCCGGGGCGAGCGGAGTGTGGACCACCACGGCCCGCATGGTGAATCTGCGTACCCCGAAGAGCTGGCCTGAACCCGAATTCGGCATTGCCGGACTGAGTTTCCGGGCCTGGTACGAATCGACGCACGGCGAGCGGGCGTACGAGGACCTGCACCGCATTCCGCGCCTCGAGTGGGCACGCTACCTCGACTGGATCCGGCACCATCTCGGCGTCCCGGTACGCCACGACACCCGACTGATCGGTATCTCCCCCGAACCGGACGGCCTCACACTGACACTCGTCGTGCGCCGGGCCGACGGAACCGAGGTCACCTTCCGCGAGCGCACCCGGAAGCTGGTGCTCGCCAACGGTGTCGAGGGAACCGGTGGCCCGTATCTGCCCCCCGAACTCGCCGGCCTGCCCTCGAATCTGCTGGCGCACACCGGGCATCACATCGACTTCGAGGCGCTGGCCGGAAAGTCGGTGGGTGTGCTCGGGGCCGCGGCCTCGGCATTCGACGCGGCCGCCACCGCTCTGGAAGCGGGCGCGGCGCAGGTGCATCTGTTCACTCGCCGCCCCGATCTGATCGTCCAGGGCGCGGGCGGCCCTTCCGGAAATATCGGCGCCCGCAACAACTTCCACCGCAGCGGTGACGAGGAGCGCTGGCGCCGCCGCGCGCTGGCCGTGCGGGCGGGACGCAGTGTGCCGCTGGACTCGGTGCGACGGGCGGCCGCGTTCACCGGATTCCACCTCCACCTGAACGCGCCGTGGCTGGGGACCGAGGCGGTCGGTGACCGGGTGGCGGTCGACGCGGCCGATGGCAGGCACACCTTCGATTTCGTCATCGCCGGAACCGGATACCACTACGACCCGCACATCCGTCCCGAATTGGCCGAGATCGCGGGCGATATCGCGCTGTGGGCCGACCGCTATCGCCCCGAGCCGGAACTCGCCGATGCCGCGCTGGCCCAGACACCCTACCTGGGCAGCGGATTTCAGCTCGTGGAGAAGGAACCCGGCCGCGCGCCCTGGGTCGGCCGGATCCACATCTTCTCCGCGGCGGCGCAGCTGAGCTTCGGCTACCCCATCGGCGATGTGCAGAGCCTCGCCCACCACATTCCCCGCGTGGTCGACGCGCTCGGCCGCGATCTCCATCTCGAAGATCAGCGTCTCCCATCGGAGCCCGCCGCCGCTTCCGAACCGGAATCCTTGCGGCAGCACTACGAGCACGCCATCTGGTCGCCCCGGTTCGCATCGGGTGAACTCCAGGCCGGTCACCGGTAA
- a CDS encoding ABC transporter permease, with translation MTDVLIDAEPESSAVSPDVADPRRQADTASRRRTGRGVVAGLAVTVLVIVALWALFPSVFAHQDPYAGVPAEKFQGPSPHHLFGTDNLGRDVFSRTVHGTRGSLLTAVTAVAIALVVGSLLGLAGGYLRGAVDSVIGRFTDALLAIPSFLMAMIVVTALGFSTMNAAIATGISSVAIFARLMRSEVLRVANLNYVESSRLVGCGPLTVVFVHVLPNVYRSVIALAVLQFGMALIVIAGLAYLGYGNPPPAPDWGILVSDGKNYMDHYWWVVFFPGLVIVATCLSLNRVSRLLAVVR, from the coding sequence ATGACCGACGTGCTGATCGACGCCGAGCCCGAATCCAGCGCGGTCTCCCCGGATGTCGCGGATCCGCGGCGACAGGCCGATACCGCCTCGCGGCGGCGCACCGGGCGCGGTGTCGTCGCGGGCCTGGCGGTGACCGTCTTGGTGATCGTGGCGCTGTGGGCGCTGTTCCCGTCGGTGTTCGCCCACCAGGACCCCTACGCCGGGGTGCCGGCCGAGAAATTCCAGGGGCCGAGCCCGCACCACCTGTTCGGCACCGACAACCTCGGCCGCGACGTCTTCAGCCGGACCGTGCACGGCACCCGCGGCTCGCTGCTCACCGCCGTGACGGCCGTGGCGATCGCGCTCGTCGTCGGATCACTGCTCGGCCTGGCCGGTGGATACCTCAGGGGCGCGGTCGATTCCGTGATCGGCCGGTTCACCGACGCGCTGCTGGCGATCCCCAGCTTCCTGATGGCCATGATCGTCGTCACCGCCCTCGGGTTCAGCACCATGAACGCGGCGATCGCGACCGGTATCTCGTCGGTGGCGATCTTCGCGCGACTGATGCGGTCGGAGGTGCTGCGGGTGGCGAACCTGAACTATGTGGAATCGTCCCGGCTGGTCGGCTGCGGACCGCTGACCGTGGTGTTCGTGCACGTCCTGCCGAACGTGTATCGCAGTGTGATCGCGCTGGCCGTCCTGCAGTTCGGGATGGCGCTGATCGTCATCGCGGGCCTGGCCTATCTGGGATACGGCAATCCGCCGCCCGCACCCGATTGGGGAATCCTGGTGTCGGACGGCAAGAACTACATGGACCACTACTGGTGGGTGGTGTTCTTCCCCGGGCTCGTGATCGTGGCGACCTGCCTGTCGCTCAACCGGGTCAGCCGACTGCTG
- a CDS encoding DUF427 domain-containing protein, with the protein MEPSGFVQWPDYRVDVQRIRNLVRITAGERVLAETTGSLLVAEQDHGIVFYVPTADVRFDLLVADDFTSRCPFKGWARYWRASDGTEPIAWEYHDPYPEVALIRDHIGFYQDRVRVEIGVANPAVSGRELRAKS; encoded by the coding sequence ATGGAACCGTCCGGCTTCGTCCAGTGGCCCGACTATCGCGTCGATGTGCAGCGGATCCGCAACCTGGTCCGGATCACCGCGGGTGAGCGTGTTCTCGCGGAGACGACGGGGAGTCTGCTCGTCGCCGAACAGGACCACGGGATCGTGTTCTACGTCCCCACCGCCGATGTGCGCTTCGACCTGCTGGTCGCCGACGACTTCACCTCGCGCTGCCCGTTCAAGGGCTGGGCCCGCTACTGGCGGGCGAGCGACGGCACCGAGCCGATCGCCTGGGAGTACCACGACCCGTATCCGGAGGTCGCGCTGATCCGCGACCACATCGGCTTCTACCAGGACCGGGTGCGCGTCGAGATCGGCGTGGCGAATCCGGCGGTCAGCGGCCGGGAGCTGCGCGCCAAGAGTTAG
- a CDS encoding glutamine synthetase family protein, translating into MMDSTEQQRRYRAERAGTIGAELSARDIVAVAVTWVDTSGITRVKAVPVQRLPHVAAWGVGASPVFDAFLLDDSILTEHFAGGPTGDLRLYPDLDRVTVLAALPGWAWAPADRYTQSRTPHPRDSRLLLRRLTGEFGADGWTLRTAIEFEWNVSRPDPADPDRFRPATAAPAYGMARLGALSGYLRDVLSTLRDSGVSVEQIHPEYEQSQFELAVAASDPVRTADTAVLVRETIRAAGTAHGLRTVFGPMADADVVGNGGHVHVSLWHDGINQMSGGSGPFGITEAGQGFAAGILEHLPGLLALGCPSVASYLRLRPSRWAGAYRCWGLENREAALRYVGGSVGEHAQAANFEVKAFDSAANPYLALAGLVAAGRAGVRAGATLPEPVAVDPDRLGPETRSERGIEPLPGTLAEAVAAFESDEVLGTAFGAELVDTIAAVRRGEIALFADATPEQITAASRWRY; encoded by the coding sequence ATGATGGATTCGACCGAGCAGCAGCGCCGGTACCGCGCCGAGCGGGCAGGCACGATCGGCGCGGAACTCAGCGCCCGCGACATCGTCGCCGTGGCGGTGACCTGGGTCGACACCAGCGGCATCACCCGCGTCAAAGCCGTTCCGGTGCAACGGCTCCCGCATGTCGCGGCCTGGGGTGTGGGCGCCTCGCCGGTCTTCGACGCCTTCCTGCTCGACGATTCCATCCTCACCGAGCACTTCGCCGGTGGCCCCACCGGGGATCTGCGGCTGTATCCCGACCTGGATCGCGTGACCGTCCTGGCCGCGCTGCCGGGCTGGGCCTGGGCCCCCGCCGACCGCTACACGCAGAGCCGCACACCCCATCCCCGCGATTCCCGGCTGCTGCTGCGCCGCCTCACCGGCGAATTCGGCGCCGACGGCTGGACCCTGCGCACCGCGATCGAGTTCGAATGGAATGTGTCGCGGCCCGATCCCGCCGATCCCGACCGCTTCCGCCCGGCCACCGCGGCGCCCGCCTACGGCATGGCCCGGCTCGGTGCGCTGTCCGGTTATCTGCGCGACGTGTTGTCGACGCTGCGCGACAGCGGGGTGTCGGTCGAGCAGATCCATCCGGAATACGAGCAGAGCCAGTTCGAGTTGGCGGTCGCGGCGAGTGATCCGGTGCGCACGGCCGACACCGCGGTGCTCGTGCGGGAGACCATCCGGGCGGCCGGTACCGCCCACGGGCTGCGGACGGTCTTCGGGCCGATGGCCGACGCCGATGTCGTGGGCAACGGCGGGCACGTCCACGTGAGTCTGTGGCACGACGGGATCAACCAGATGTCCGGCGGTTCGGGCCCGTTCGGCATCACCGAGGCGGGCCAGGGGTTCGCGGCCGGAATTCTGGAGCATCTGCCGGGGCTGCTCGCCCTGGGCTGTCCGTCGGTCGCGAGTTATCTGCGGTTGCGGCCCTCCCGGTGGGCGGGCGCCTACCGATGCTGGGGGCTCGAGAATCGGGAGGCGGCGCTGCGCTATGTCGGCGGCAGCGTCGGTGAGCACGCGCAGGCCGCCAATTTCGAGGTGAAGGCGTTCGACTCGGCGGCCAACCCGTATCTGGCGCTGGCCGGGCTGGTGGCGGCCGGGCGCGCGGGGGTGCGAGCCGGAGCCACCCTGCCCGAACCGGTCGCCGTCGATCCGGACCGCCTGGGCCCCGAAACCCGGTCGGAACGAGGAATCGAGCCGCTGCCGGGCACGCTCGCGGAGGCGGTGGCGGCCTTCGAATCCGACGAGGTGCTGGGCACCGCCTTCGGCGCCGAACTCGTCGACACCATCGCCGCGGTCCGGCGCGGTGAGATCGCGCTGTTCGCCGACGCCACCCCCGAGCAGATCACCGCCGCGTCCCGCTGGCGGTACTGA
- a CDS encoding acyl-CoA thioesterase, giving the protein MDDQPHTAPEPPWTQAEMIRLMDVQPEGAGHYLAPAHGPSMRNVVEAGQMLGDGIVAAAKEIPGQRVVSASMIFSRVAAHDAPLAVDVDVVRAGRTFSTAQVRVLQHDAPCCAGLVLLDAGAPDLIRTVAPMPLVDPPERAAALETPGSVVDGREMRVVGDAYTPDPDRIGPPELFVWTRYRDAPDSAALHAALLSQSTGHWTVAAALRPHAGFGQAMAHSAISTGITMATITFHDEPDVSQWLLYSTRVIYAGRGHAQSEGRVHAADGRLMASYSVHAMVRGFRPSDGAARAHSDTVL; this is encoded by the coding sequence ATGGACGACCAACCGCACACCGCGCCCGAACCGCCCTGGACGCAGGCCGAGATGATCCGGCTCATGGACGTACAGCCCGAGGGCGCGGGGCACTACCTCGCCCCGGCGCACGGCCCATCGATGCGCAATGTCGTCGAGGCGGGCCAGATGCTCGGCGACGGGATCGTCGCGGCGGCCAAGGAGATTCCGGGCCAGCGGGTGGTGTCGGCGTCGATGATCTTCTCCCGCGTCGCGGCCCACGACGCACCCTTGGCGGTCGATGTCGATGTCGTCCGGGCCGGACGCACCTTCAGCACGGCACAGGTCCGGGTCCTGCAGCATGATGCGCCGTGCTGTGCGGGTCTCGTCCTGCTCGACGCCGGAGCGCCGGATCTGATCCGCACGGTGGCGCCGATGCCGCTGGTCGATCCGCCGGAGCGCGCGGCCGCGCTCGAGACACCGGGCTCGGTGGTGGACGGCCGGGAGATGCGTGTCGTCGGCGACGCCTACACCCCGGATCCCGACCGCATCGGCCCGCCGGAGCTGTTCGTCTGGACCCGCTACCGCGACGCGCCGGATTCCGCCGCCCTGCACGCGGCGCTGCTGTCGCAGTCGACCGGGCACTGGACGGTGGCCGCGGCGCTGCGCCCGCACGCGGGCTTCGGCCAGGCGATGGCGCATTCGGCGATCTCGACCGGAATCACGATGGCCACCATCACCTTTCACGACGAGCCCGATGTGTCGCAGTGGCTGCTGTACAGCACAAGGGTGATCTACGCCGGGCGCGGTCACGCCCAGAGCGAGGGGCGGGTGCACGCCGCCGACGGGCGGCTGATGGCCTCCTACAGCGTGCACGCGATGGTGCGGGGTTTCCGGCCCTCCGATGGCGCGGCCCGCGCGCACAGCGATACCGTGCTCTGA
- a CDS encoding ABC transporter substrate-binding protein, whose translation MRTRTTGSGRAWAALLLIAAVLAGCAQQQSARRDDGNGLTVLLAQLRGSWQQQETSDWYSGQVWNQIVDTLLYRDTDGSVKPYLAQSWDVSPDGRHYYFHLRHGVTFSDGTPFDARIAAENLTLLGLGDKKRGIPRNSNIPQSFHSATPIGDDTVDVTLDTPGNGLPEALTGLATGMLARSTIEGTLRYQSDLTHVVGTGPYTVESVDPEKQVVLHRRADYDWPRAGAPHTGPAPIEKLTFDALKEDSLRVDALKAGQADVIHYVEPTEETRLADAGYRLLYSKYLGAVYGLQLRASADYVDDVRVRQAVQHGIDRQELLNTLYDHNWEPAHSIFQDNVDGTLDLSSEFAYDPAQAGRLLDEAGWTGRDRDGYRTRDGHRLSLFVYPSVYITTSRTELQLVAQQLRRLGIELQIRGTDFNSYNSQTVSPKLPVYEIHWSMYSFTSLQSWWGSKKQNVFRAGDPHLDDLLGGIVAASSPQQLRPLLAELQHLLIEQAYFIPLHQIYETFASAPYVHGLDATGLGRLVFYDATLDGNRGSRS comes from the coding sequence GTGCGAACGAGGACAACGGGTTCCGGCCGTGCATGGGCGGCGCTACTGCTCATCGCGGCGGTGCTCGCCGGTTGCGCGCAGCAGCAGTCGGCGCGCCGGGACGACGGCAACGGTCTCACGGTGCTGCTCGCCCAGCTGCGCGGCTCCTGGCAGCAACAGGAGACCAGCGACTGGTATTCGGGCCAGGTGTGGAACCAGATCGTGGACACCCTGCTCTACCGCGACACCGACGGCAGCGTGAAACCGTATCTCGCGCAGAGCTGGGACGTCTCACCGGACGGACGGCACTACTACTTCCATCTGCGCCACGGTGTCACCTTCTCCGACGGCACCCCGTTCGACGCCCGGATCGCGGCCGAGAATCTGACCCTGCTCGGCCTGGGCGACAAGAAGCGCGGCATCCCGCGCAACTCGAACATCCCGCAGAGCTTCCACTCCGCCACACCGATCGGCGACGACACCGTCGACGTCACCCTCGACACACCGGGAAACGGCCTGCCGGAGGCGCTGACCGGCCTCGCCACCGGCATGCTGGCCAGGTCGACGATCGAAGGCACCCTCCGCTATCAGTCCGATCTCACCCACGTCGTGGGCACCGGGCCCTACACGGTCGAATCGGTCGATCCCGAGAAGCAGGTGGTGCTGCACCGCCGCGCGGACTACGACTGGCCCCGCGCGGGCGCACCGCACACCGGCCCCGCACCCATCGAGAAACTCACCTTCGACGCGCTGAAAGAGGACAGCCTGCGGGTGGACGCGCTGAAGGCCGGGCAGGCCGACGTCATCCACTATGTCGAGCCCACCGAGGAGACACGCCTGGCCGACGCGGGCTATCGGCTGCTCTATTCGAAGTACCTCGGCGCGGTGTACGGACTGCAGTTGCGGGCCAGCGCCGACTACGTCGACGACGTCCGGGTGCGCCAGGCGGTCCAGCACGGCATCGACCGGCAGGAACTGCTGAACACCCTCTACGACCACAACTGGGAACCGGCGCACTCGATCTTCCAGGACAATGTGGACGGAACCCTCGATCTCAGTAGCGAATTCGCCTACGACCCGGCACAGGCGGGCCGACTGCTCGACGAAGCGGGATGGACGGGCCGAGACCGCGACGGCTACCGGACCCGGGACGGGCACCGGCTGAGCCTGTTCGTCTATCCGTCGGTGTACATCACCACCTCGCGCACCGAATTGCAGCTCGTGGCACAGCAATTGCGTCGCCTCGGCATCGAGCTGCAGATCCGCGGCACCGATTTCAACAGCTACAACTCGCAGACGGTGAGCCCGAAACTGCCGGTGTACGAGATCCATTGGTCGATGTACAGCTTCACCTCGCTGCAGAGCTGGTGGGGCAGCAAGAAGCAGAACGTCTTCCGGGCAGGCGACCCGCACCTGGACGATCTGCTGGGCGGCATCGTCGCCGCCTCGTCCCCGCAGCAGCTGCGGCCACTGCTCGCCGAACTGCAGCATCTGCTGATCGAGCAGGCGTATTTCATTCCGCTGCACCAGATCTACGAGACATTCGCGAGCGCGCCGTACGTCCACGGCCTCGACGCCACCGGACTGGGGCGGCTGGTCTTCTACGACGCGACGCTGGACGGGAATCGAGGATCGAGAAGCTGA
- a CDS encoding LLM class flavin-dependent oxidoreductase, with translation MGAALDAAQTAGIFERGGPGPSEFGALLDSSGIDFVILRPDSGTTRFDPSIAATVLARHTRTVGLVVAAAPLRDHPYNLARRLGSIDHVSRGRAGWLVLLGDPAAGDGHSVWTSAPRGDVPADAVRAIRELWESWPPDAVVDDRERGVFTDSARIRYIDHAGAHSISGPLNIPEPPQVKLPIFAESPVPADYRALDGLADVVVGPPGTPAAGPVLHWADAAAPVPATPSAGVVVAGDGNAADIVAAAARHVTAAAPAGTTLRARLGLAAPAPVLAGARSAFPAA, from the coding sequence GTGGGCGCAGCCTTGGATGCCGCGCAGACTGCGGGAATATTCGAGCGGGGCGGCCCGGGGCCGAGTGAATTCGGCGCGCTGCTGGATTCCTCCGGTATCGATTTCGTCATTCTCCGCCCCGACTCCGGCACCACCCGGTTCGATCCCTCCATCGCTGCCACCGTCCTGGCGCGGCACACCCGGACGGTGGGGCTCGTGGTGGCCGCGGCGCCGCTGCGCGACCACCCCTACAACCTCGCCCGGCGCCTGGGATCGATCGACCATGTCAGCCGTGGCCGGGCCGGATGGCTGGTGCTGCTCGGGGACCCGGCCGCGGGCGACGGGCACAGCGTCTGGACCTCCGCACCGCGCGGGGACGTCCCCGCCGACGCGGTCCGCGCGATTCGTGAACTGTGGGAGAGCTGGCCGCCCGACGCCGTCGTCGACGACCGCGAGCGCGGTGTCTTCACCGACTCGGCACGCATCCGGTACATCGATCACGCTGGGGCACACAGCATTTCCGGGCCGTTGAACATTCCGGAACCGCCGCAGGTCAAACTGCCGATCTTCGCCGAGTCCCCGGTGCCCGCCGACTATCGCGCGCTCGACGGGCTCGCCGACGTGGTGGTCGGACCGCCCGGCACGCCCGCCGCAGGGCCAGTCCTGCACTGGGCCGACGCCGCGGCACCGGTACCGGCGACACCGTCCGCCGGAGTCGTGGTGGCCGGTGACGGGAACGCCGCCGACATCGTGGCGGCCGCCGCACGCCACGTCACCGCCGCCGCACCGGCCGGGACGACCCTGCGGGCCCGGCTCGGACTCGCGGCGCCCGCACCGGTGCTCGCGGGCGCCCGCAGCGCCTTCCCCGCCGCCTGA